A single region of the Changchengzhania lutea genome encodes:
- a CDS encoding AraC family transcriptional regulator, translated as MNNKKPAFEKVSPGFGSSLLVRQHVKQAEKAAAFWHFHPELELVYVNKGQGKRHIGNHLSYFNNSQLLLIGSNLPHNGFTDRLTATGTETIVQFKSSFLGDDFLKIPEMTAISLLFDRAKKGILFKPDTKKIIGPKIEHLMNYDGLERVLSFLDILNHLANTDDYTLLNADGFAFEAEAQDSTKIDVIFKHVNKNFINHISLEEIADKVSMTVPAFCRYFKKATGKTFTQLVNEYRVVHATKLLNESQMSITDICFECGFNNFSHFNKQFNEITGKSASQYRKEIKLIIQ; from the coding sequence ATGAATAATAAGAAGCCCGCTTTTGAAAAAGTTAGTCCCGGCTTTGGAAGTTCGTTACTGGTTAGGCAGCACGTTAAACAAGCTGAAAAGGCTGCTGCATTTTGGCATTTTCATCCAGAACTGGAATTGGTTTATGTTAATAAAGGACAAGGGAAAAGGCACATTGGGAATCATTTATCCTATTTTAATAATAGTCAACTCTTACTAATTGGCTCAAATTTACCGCACAATGGTTTCACAGATAGACTTACAGCTACAGGTACTGAAACAATCGTGCAGTTTAAATCAAGTTTTTTAGGAGATGATTTTTTGAAAATTCCAGAAATGACTGCCATTTCATTGCTGTTTGACAGAGCAAAAAAGGGAATCCTTTTTAAACCAGACACGAAAAAAATAATTGGACCAAAAATAGAGCACCTTATGAACTATGATGGTCTGGAGCGGGTTCTTAGTTTTTTGGATATTTTAAATCATTTGGCAAATACCGATGATTATACGTTATTAAATGCAGATGGCTTTGCCTTTGAAGCAGAGGCTCAGGATAGTACTAAAATTGACGTAATTTTTAAACACGTTAACAAGAACTTTATAAACCACATTAGTTTAGAAGAAATAGCAGATAAAGTAAGCATGACAGTACCGGCATTTTGTAGGTACTTTAAAAAGGCTACGGGAAAGACTTTTACTCAATTGGTGAATGAATATCGTGTGGTGCACGCCACCAAGTTATTGAATGAAAGCCAAATGAGTATTACTGATATCTGCTTTGAGTGTGGTTTTAATAACTTTTCCCATTTTAATAAGCAGTTCAATGAGATTACAGGTAAAAGTGCATCGCAATATCGAAAGGAAATAAAACTTATTATACAGTAA
- a CDS encoding PA0069 family radical SAM protein, giving the protein MDPKVTIKGRGAQVNTPNRFFEFSHETRDDFLEYCHKEGEESDKNKTQYLEVFPKTIVNKVDSPDVGMMYSMNAYQGCEHGCIYCYARNSHEYWGYSAGLDFERKIMVKKEAPKLLEAVLKKKSWKAHPIVMSGNTDCYQPAERIYQITRKCLEVFLKYKHPVGIITKNALILRDLDLLKALAQDRLLSVTISLTSLSEDTRRILEPRTASIKKRLETIQILSDHGIPVNVMLAPIIPSINSHEILALAETASKHGATSIGHTIVRLNGAIGEIFSDWIRKKLPDRAEKVLHQIEDCHGGRLNDSRYGTRMRGEGNIAKQINDLVRLARQKYFINQSMPKLNLDLHEQYKDGQLKLF; this is encoded by the coding sequence ATGGATCCCAAAGTTACCATAAAAGGCCGTGGTGCACAGGTTAATACGCCTAATCGTTTTTTCGAATTTAGCCATGAAACACGTGATGATTTTCTAGAGTATTGCCATAAAGAAGGTGAAGAAAGTGACAAAAACAAAACCCAATATTTAGAGGTATTTCCTAAAACGATAGTCAATAAAGTGGATAGTCCAGACGTTGGCATGATGTATTCCATGAATGCCTATCAAGGCTGTGAGCACGGGTGTATCTACTGTTATGCGCGCAACAGCCATGAATATTGGGGGTATAGTGCAGGGCTGGATTTTGAACGTAAAATCATGGTCAAAAAAGAGGCGCCAAAGTTACTAGAAGCAGTACTAAAGAAGAAAAGTTGGAAAGCACACCCTATTGTTATGTCTGGCAATACAGATTGTTATCAACCGGCTGAACGTATTTATCAGATTACTAGAAAGTGTTTGGAGGTGTTTTTAAAATATAAACACCCTGTAGGCATCATAACAAAAAATGCGCTCATTTTAAGAGATTTGGATCTTTTAAAAGCTTTGGCTCAAGATCGTTTATTAAGCGTGACGATATCCTTAACCTCACTATCAGAAGACACAAGACGTATTTTGGAACCCAGAACAGCAAGTATTAAAAAGCGTTTGGAAACTATTCAGATTTTAAGCGATCATGGGATTCCAGTAAATGTGATGTTGGCACCAATAATTCCCTCAATCAACAGTCATGAAATTTTGGCGCTTGCCGAGACGGCATCAAAACACGGAGCCACTTCCATAGGTCACACTATTGTTAGGTTAAATGGTGCTATTGGCGAAATTTTTTCCGATTGGATTAGAAAAAAGCTACCAGATCGAGCTGAAAAGGTGCTTCATCAAATTGAAGACTGCCATGGAGGTCGTCTAAATGACAGCAGATATGGAACACGCATGCGTGGCGAAGGCAACATTGCAAAACAAATTAATGATTTGGTTAGATTAGCAAGACAGAAATATTTTATAAATCAATCTATGCCTAAACTAAATCTAGATTTGCATGAGCAATATAAGGATGGTCAATTAAAATTATTTTAA